Proteins from one Leptospira johnsonii genomic window:
- a CDS encoding SpoIIE family protein phosphatase encodes MTSITIKPEILIIDDDRDVGEALEILLSKLGYNSTFFDSVEKGKEYFEKESNPIVFLDIHMPKTSGLDVLPYFKNLNPATQVIMMTGERDINNVVTSLTYKASDFLLKPFSLQTVRIAVQRALDYYTLLKEKEARDENILRDLRLASKIQKKILSVPVISPLEVAVDNTPASFVSGDFYVLSKIENKVMVLLGDIEDHGVTSGLIGLLMTSIAREAYKEDQNPSNVLKRMNLELAQEIGTHSLTAAVAVIDLEKKTICYARGGHPFPVLYQAAGQKLLNEKSGQLLGIMDNLEFESHEIPYEAGDVLFLYSDGLLNSLSSPLFKELEDVRKKGLGIEDYQEAIQTFSKVSLPTREFRDDSSYLLLRL; translated from the coding sequence ATGACATCAATTACGATTAAGCCGGAAATTCTTATTATAGACGACGATCGGGACGTAGGAGAGGCCCTGGAAATTCTTCTCTCCAAATTAGGTTACAATTCTACTTTTTTTGATTCAGTAGAGAAGGGTAAGGAATATTTCGAAAAAGAATCCAACCCAATCGTATTTTTAGATATCCACATGCCAAAAACCAGCGGGTTGGACGTCCTACCTTATTTCAAAAATTTGAATCCTGCCACCCAAGTCATCATGATGACCGGAGAAAGGGATATCAATAATGTGGTAACTTCTCTCACTTATAAGGCTTCCGATTTTCTTTTAAAACCATTCTCTCTCCAAACAGTGCGCATTGCGGTCCAAAGAGCATTGGATTATTACACTTTGCTAAAGGAGAAGGAAGCAAGAGACGAAAATATCCTCCGGGATCTAAGACTTGCCTCTAAGATCCAAAAAAAGATCCTTTCCGTTCCTGTAATTTCTCCTTTAGAAGTGGCTGTGGATAATACTCCTGCTTCCTTTGTTAGCGGAGATTTTTATGTTCTTTCTAAAATAGAGAATAAGGTAATGGTTTTACTCGGAGACATCGAGGATCACGGAGTGACTTCGGGACTTATCGGACTTCTCATGACAAGTATTGCAAGAGAAGCGTATAAAGAGGACCAGAACCCTTCTAACGTTCTGAAAAGAATGAATCTAGAACTTGCCCAAGAGATAGGGACTCATAGTTTAACCGCTGCAGTTGCTGTGATCGATCTGGAAAAAAAGACGATCTGCTATGCGAGGGGAGGTCATCCTTTTCCTGTTCTATACCAAGCAGCGGGCCAAAAACTTTTGAACGAAAAATCGGGACAATTGCTTGGGATCATGGATAATCTGGAGTTCGAGTCTCATGAGATCCCCTACGAGGCTGGAGACGTTTTATTCTTATACAGCGACGGGCTATTGAATAGTCTTTCCAGTCCTCTATTCAAGGAATTGGAAGATGTACGCAAAAAAGGTTTAGGGATAGAAGATTACCAAGAAGCAATTCAAACTTTCAGTAAGGTAAGCTTGCCGACTAGAGAGTTCAGGGACGATTCAAGTTATCTACTTTTAAGGCTCTAA